AAATCAAGGGGAGGGATACGTAGCCTAAGTAGCCCTACGTAAAGTAGGGCTCTCTAGTATTTTAATTTCGGGAAAGCGGAGGGGTCTTGATTCGTCCTGAAAGGGCTAAAGTTCTGGTATTGACAAATGGACACTAGATTATCACGCTTATTACAGTCTGCTTACCAAAAATCTGAGTTAAAAAGCATCTTGAAGTATTATGTTTTAGTAATTTCTTTATAACTGACACTTTTGTAACACCCATCGCTATTGACtgaggtcatttttttttcaacggTCATTAAGCAAAATGAACAAGCAGAGTGTTGGGAGTCGACCATTCAAATAAATTGAACATCTTGCAGCATTCCACAGAGCCgggtttgtgtatgtgtgagtaATTTTTGGATCTGTCTCAACTCTTTGGAGTGTTGCGCATGAGGATTAATATGACTGAACACATTGCACATAAGGTATGTACACACAAAGTTTTCAACGTTAAAAACCACAAACCTTAACATCATCCTCGGTAGCAACATCTATTTCAAGCAAATCTTCACTGTCTCCCAACAGTGGTTCCtggcaacaaaaaatatttaacaatgcATACTTCAATGACTATTCAAGGGTTTATAGTGACAGCTTTTTCTTAAACTGTAAGCATAATCTTTCTTGACATTAACTGGTGGTAAATGAAAAACTTACATCAACGCATGCATCAATGTGTCCAACTAGCAGCTGAAGGGGCATTGTAGTGCCGCATTTCATGCAGCATGATTTGGGCATTGTGCTGAATTCCTGAGCATCATGAGGAAGTGGGGTAACATCAAGCTTCTCCTGCAGGGGTATTATGTACAGCATGTGCTTTCCATTTGAAGTGTTGGTTTTAAGCATCTTTGCAGTGTAGCCTTGTGAACCTTGTGGCACCAGTGTAAGTTTCCTCCGCCCACTGCCACCtatgtttaaaaagaaataactaCGTCTTTATAAAGATAGAAGGATTATATGCCCAAAACTTTAATCTTGGATCTGACTTCAATACAAgaaattatactttgttgattacaaaaatagttatatttgaTGCAGTTTACTGAGCATGTATCAACACTATCCTAAATTGATGTAATGCTACCACAAAAAGAATATTAACTGAAAGTAAGAGGTGTGTCACTGACCCTTCTTTCAAGTAGCTAACATGATGTGACAGGTGGGTTTGTTGTCCTTGTAAAAAAGACACATTATGcatttcacttttattatgATTAGGAAATCATACCTGCCGCCTTATAAAGGAGCCAACCTCCGGTTAAGTTCATCATTTTGGGATATGCCTCTGTGATGACTCTGTTTATCTACATTAAGATATGACATGACACGGTATTTATAAGTAAAAAGGTTGTTGAAAGCAAAAAATTATAAGGATGTGGCAAATTTGGTTGTCAAATTCATCCCATTTTACTTTCAACGCAATCCTTACAATACATAATAATCAACACGGAGTAGTTTATCGCTTTTGATGGCTATCAAAAGTCATCACAAAACATTTGGTGAAAGGTCCAATCATTATGTACCATGCTGTTTCAAATCGTAAAGATTTACCCCaaaatgtatataattttaCCTCTTCATGATCTGCATTCTCAGAAATAGTAAGAGAGCGCCTGCCGAGACCAGCTtgcaataattcaatttcatCCTGGGGTGATTGTGTTGTGCTCTCGGGCAGCAAACAGAAATTGAAGTCTAGCGGTTTGCCGTAGGAATTTACTGCTCTGGCACTTGGAAAGGGTCTCTTTCCTCTCTTTGCACTCTTCCCCTGGAAAAATGCTGGAAATGATCTGTAccaaaaatcaacacatttaaaaatgggaTAAATGTtactattttggaaaaacaaattccTATAACTTCATGCTGTTGGCCAAGCCTACCCTACCCGGCACCTTGCTCATTACTGCACTTTACTACGATAGCTACTATTCAGAGCACTCTACAAGTTAAAGGTTTACTCAAATACATTTAGTCATAATCAGTTAAATGAATCAACCAATTTgtatcaaattaaaacaaaatgccTATCAAACATTAAGTAAAAAACGCCATCAACAGTGTGGAGAGTCTAGAGCAACATTAGTGGTGTGCAAATGTTCAGTCACACTCCTTACCTGTGCATTTCACGATTAACACTTGAGCCTGCCTGCGGTGTTTGGTGTTGGTTGCTGGAGAATAAAGTGTTTAGTGGAGTTTTAGAAAATCGACAAATGggaaaaatgtctttgaaagGGGGTATCAACATCCAAGTTTATCACAATCAATCAGTTGAATTAATCAACCTATTCAATGAGAGAAAATGCAGTAATGCTtctgagtaaaaaaacaaaaaaaaaaacacctgactCAAATCAAATGGATCCAACAGCCAATGAAGTTCTGCATAATTACTAATtaatttgaatcaggtgtgtttgcgcAGGGAAACATGGAAATCTTGCAGGATGAGCCAGCCCCCCCCCGGTCTAGAGCAACATTAGTGGGGTGAAAATGTTCATTCACACTCCTTACCTTTGCAATTCTTGATGGACACTTGAGCCTGCCCGTGGTACTGTACGGTGTTGGGTGGATGGCTGGTTGCTGGAGCATAAAGTTCTTGTTTACAATTAAGtatttcaaaatgtacaaaggCAAGTGTTGTCTCAAAGTTGGAATGCTAACATCCAAGTTAGCCGTCACAATTCAGAAGTAGCTTACCGTACTTCTAGGTCTATGTGAATGCAGGTGGCAAGAATATAATGAATTATGGACACAATCACAAACATtcccgtttaaaaaaaaaaaatgcatataccTTTGTGTTCCTCCCTGTCTACCTGCCTGCATTTGGGCTCCTATTACTTGCGGGTTAGACAGGACCTGGATAAAATTCCTAACAGCTGTCTCCAGCTTGGAGTTCTGTTCCTGTAAGAGATGTTACCATTAATCTCAATATCTCACAAATGTAATGAAGACTTCATAAGGAGTCTTTTTTCTTTCCTACCTCTCAtgggaaaaaaacatgtaattgtgAGAAGAGCGGAACAAAAGCAGAAAGGCAAGAACAGGTTCACTTTTCTCTACTTCcctataatacatttaatttgcaACTAAGTCGACACATGTGAACCAAAATAAGAATAATGGGTGCCTTTCTGATGTGTCAAAACATGCCATCTTTGACAGAGTTGCATTTAACACTAGAACGGTCACGATTTTACTAAAACAGCCTCCAGCAGACCGCTACATTTAAACCTCATTTCCTTTTATAGGTAGTATACAGCTAAATAATATCAATTATAATCAAATAATGTTTtccaaaattaaagtaaaagcaACAATTCTAGAttccacatatatatatatatatatatatatatatatatatatatatacacacacacacacatatacatatatatatacatatatatacactgtatatatacacatacacacatatctatgtaaatatatatacatacaatcCTTTACAGAATACTTCAACATTATCTGATCCAGAACGTTGGGTAACTACAAATACAACAGCGCAAAATCCTATGCGCCTGTGGCCGAAATGATAATTTCCTCTGTTATTAACATACTCGATattaaaatcaatttttaatgCAAATTCACACCATTTTAGGAAAAGGTTAGAGGAACAGCAAGCATCGATTTTATTTGACAAAGTTATTTAAAATGCTAATTTTAAAACGGTCAAAATGACCGCCTTGGCCGTTCTAGTGTTAATTGTGTTGTGGTGATTTGCGGTTACAGCATAGGCCCCTACACACTGTACGCGCAAACGTTCGAATCTGCGCTCAACTACCGTTCACTTTCATTACTTGCTCCGCGCAAGTGTTCTTTTTCCTTGCGCCGACCCCGGCGCAAACGCGCGTTTAAGTATGCCAGGTGTGTTATTTGTGAagctttttctacttttttacgTTTTCAAATTTCCCGCCGAAAAGTTACAATAGCGTAGTAATGAATTGGATAGCGTATtattgacaaaaaatgacaaatcaaaaAGGTACCAGCAACATTGTGAATTttgataattgttttttaaaataaaggaTATGTAGTGCAAAGAACGGTCAAAATGTCTTATTTATAAATAAGCATTAATATGAATTGAATATGAACATGTAGGGCTACTGTAACAGCAACTAGCCTACTataatacaattaattaatcaatttattaCAATACTACTTTATTACAATACTGTACATGTGAAGATCACGTGTGACAAACACAGATAATGATTGATGTAAATATTAACACAACATTAACATATTTGTATTCACTTTATTCAGAGGATGAAGTAACAGTGCGTACAGTGTGTAGGGGCCTTAATAGCATTTTCTGACCGCCACATGCCGGATAGTTCGAAGGGTACCTGCCAACCTGTGTTAGTCAGTCACGTGAAAACCTGACTCTCGGCGGGTATCAAAGGAACTCTTGCCGCTTTGCTAAACCTGTTAAATGTTGCCTGGCAGTACCTCAATCCtttacattattgtatattaCTGACAAGACAGCAGTGTGGAGGACAGAGTTGATTCAGAACTGAATAAACACGGATCAGGGTTGAATGGAGTCAGGGCAGGGCTCAAGTAGAATCGACAAAACAGCGGGACCCTAACTAGCAACCGAAGCACAGAAAGCTAAAATTAATATGTAACCTCGTAAATGGGACCATATCCTTAATGTAAGGTGAAAGACGTGGAAAAGGACAATCTTAAACACCTAGGCTTGCACTCTGTAGTCTAcatcacattatttattttctataatgcAACTCAGCCTTCACTTACTTGGTCTTCGGCCATTGTTTCTCAGTGCTAGCAGCGAGAAAAGCGAGCTGCTTCTTCGTTCTTCTTCCCTCAAAAGAAGTAGTCCTCTGTCATTGGCTGTTTGGCTCGCCAGTATGCAGCGTCCTGATTGGCCGTTAGTGGCACGAAATTGACTGGCCTTCAATCCGTAAAAATGTTTTGtggttgtagttttttttttttgcgagcTCGTAGGTGCAGTGTTGCACACGAGCCCAAGATGTCTCACTCGTACAGATATTTTGTATTGCGAAAGTTTTTTCGGATACAAATTTaatttgcacacacacagaaaaaaaacacaactacaaAACTGATCTACATGTTTGCAAATAATATTTCTGCAGACAAAGGTTTTTTGCACAGCCACAAAATGTTTCTGCgggttcagattttttttacaagcacGACTCGTTTGAATGCAACTACAAAACATCATTTCACATGCAAAATCTTTTTGCACGCACAAATTGTCTGTGGCATGATATTGAACCCATACACTTGCTcttaatttttctctttttttttttttttttttttttttagtctttaatACCAAAAAGAAATTTCACAAATTTATCAATCTTTGCTTTAGCTACAGGTTTGGTCAAAATATCTGCAACCATGTCTGCTGTTGGACAGTATTCAATAACTATCTTCCCATCATTAAGGGTAGATCGAACAAAATGGTACTTAATGTCAACGTGTTTACATCTCTGACGACAAACAGGGTTCTTTGACAAAGCAATTGCCCCTTGATTATCCTCATAAATCTTGACTGGGGTGTACTCACCCCCATAGTCCATTTCATTTAGAAGCTGAATAAGATACAGGCTTTCCTGAGTGGTGGCTGCTAAAGCCATGTATTCTGCTTCACATGTTGATAGCGCAACTGTGGGTTGCTTTTTAGATTTCCAAGAAATAACAGGACCTTCTTCCGACAAACTGAAACAGTAGCCAGTTGTACTTCGCCTGTTATTTTGATCTGCTGCCCAGTCAGCATCACTAAATGCAACAAGTTTAAgatttgcattatttttcttgTAACACAATTCGTGGTTCACAGTGCCTTTTAAGTATCGCAACACATGCTTTGCTGCTACCCAATGTTGTTCTTTTGGTTGAGCTAAATATTGTGACAACTTACTGACAATGAATCCTAGATCTGGTCTAGTACACATGGCTAAATATATCAAACTGCCAACCATCTCTCGATACTTCTTTGGATCAGCAGGTTCTCCTTCATTGTCCAATTTTAAGCCGTTTTCGCATGGAGTAGATCTTGGTTTACAGTTAAGCATGTCAAACCTCTCTAAAATCTTTTCAACATATCTTTTCtgattgatttttatttcaccATCTCCCTGTGCAAAATCCATTCcaagaaaatgttttagtttaccAAGatctttcattttgaatttttctcCCAAGTCTTTCACACTTTTAAGTACTTTGCTGTCACTTGCTGCAATAATAAGGTCATCAACCCATATTATCAGTATTATTTTCTCACTTTCAGTTTGTTTGCTGTAAACACAATGGTCAGctgaattttgaataaaattgttttggatcaaaaaatcatttaacattttattccaATTTCGTCCCGACTGTTTTAAACCATAAAGTGATTTGTTAAGCTTACAGACAAGCTTCTCCCCCGTTTTTGACTCTACTTCAAAACCTTCTGGTTGTTCCATATATATCTCACAGTCAATGGGAGCATGCAGATATGCCGTTTTTACATCCATTTGATCCAGTTCTAAACCATATTGAGCTGCAATCTGTATTAAACTGCGTACTGATGTCATATCAGCAGTAGGAGAGAATGTTTCATCATAATCAATCCCTGCTACTTGACTATAGCCTTTTGCCACATATCTGgctttatatagcactttaactggattttctttaaatgtgtaAACCCATCTGCCCCCCACTGCATTTTTACCTTCTGGCAATGTAGTTAGGGTAAAGGTATCATTCTCCCTCAGAGAATTCATCTCCTCCTGCATAGCCTGGGACCACTGGTCTGATTCTGGTGAGCTCATAGCCTCCTTTAGCGTTTGAGGTGTATCGCAAGCAACTCTGTAACAGTAATCAATACTGGTGAGTATAAGGTTATCATCGCATTTTATCTCACACTCATAATCTCTCAGATACTGAGGGGGTCTCCTCTCCCTCTTTGGATAACGCCTGCTCTCATCTTCCTTTTCACCTGTAGCGGTGCTTGGGTCACGCTCACCTACTCCTGTTTCTCGGGGAATTAACTTTTCCATTTGTGATAGATGAGTTTCAGTACCCTTACGCAAAACATagtcatttattaattcatcagTCTGAGTTTGGCAATCAGTGACactctttttaataaatttcaCCAATCTGTTTTTGACAACTCTCCCTGAATCTGGATAAAAAACTAGATACGCAGGGCTGTTTTTATCATAACCCACAAAAATCCCCTTATCACATCGAGAGTCcaacttctttttcttttgtttgtaaGCATAGCATTCTGAGccaaatttttgcatttttgaaaGATCAGGCTTTTTTCCCGTTAGCAAGAAATATGGGGTCTGTCCCATGCGTCTGTTATAACACCTGTTGCGAATTATAGCTGCTGCCTGAACTGCATAGGTCCACAACATTTTTGGTAGGCAACTCTCAATTATCATACATCTTGCCATTTCAATCAAAGTTCTCCAGCTTCTCTCTGCTGTGCCATTCTGATGTGGTGAATAGGGAGAAGAAGTTTCATGTCTTATAGTATTTTTACTAAGCAGTGATTGGTATTCTCTGGATGTAAACTCTGTCCCATTATCAGAacgaatacattttattttaccataCGGTGCCACATCAGCAATAAACTTCTCTGTACCTCTGACTGTGTCACTCTTAGCTTTTaagaaatatgtaaatattgcaCCTGAATAGTCATCAGTAAATGCCAATATATACTTGAAACCGTCTTTTGCTATTGGCTCAATTGGTCCACATAAATCTGTGTGTACCAGATCAAGGGAAAACTTAGATTTTTCTCCTGCCTCTCTATTCCTGCTTTGAACAAATTTACCCTGGGTGCACACTTCACATAGGTTAGGTGTTAcagttttacttttgattttcaTCCCTACTGTGACCGCTTCCAACTTTAAGACATCCTCATAGTTACAATGTCCTAGGATTTCGTGCCATGTTTGAACGTCATAGCATCCATTACATTCATCGGCATCCTCTGTCActgtacataaataaaacagtctATCCAGcacctgaatttcaaatgtCACACCATCTTTATGAATCAGTCTGTTCTGACCTTCTTTGAAGACTACAGTTGCTCCATGGGAAGTCGCCGCCTTCACTGAGAAGATGTCCTGTGGAAAGGATGGGACGTACAGCGCCCCACTCAGCATAGCGTCCATCACACGACCTTTATTGTCTCTCAGGCGAACTCTGGCCGTACCTTTCTTCAGCGCGATGCCGCTGGTCCTCTCTCCATCAGCCAGCTCCAGAACATGCTTGTGTGGTTCAAAACTTTCATCAAAGTCTTTGAATTGAGTGATGTTCCTGATGATGTGTGAGGTTGCTCCGGTGTCCACCATGAGGCCTTTCTCATTCACTCTTCCAACCTGGACTTCATTTACGTGACCGATTTTGAAGACGAACGTGTGGTCCTCTTCATCCACCGCCCGCTGCACCTTGTCGCGCTTTCTCCGCCTGCAGTTGACATCCTTGTGTGTGGAGCTCTTGCAGAGACGGCACCACTGTCTCTGTTCCCTGCGCTCTCCAGTTGTAGCAGTACACTCTGCAGCTTTATGCCCCCTCTGGCCGCAGGTATAACAGGTCAGTTTCATGCTCCAGCTTTCTTTTCCTCTGGCTTTcatcacgctgtcactgtctgAATCAACAGCATTGAACCTTTCAGTGCTCTCATAGCTGCGGAGTTTGGCCTTAAACTCAACGAAAGTCAACTTCTCATCACTCTGGGTTATGTGGATAGAGAAGGGCTTAAATTGTTCCGGCAGACCTTTCAAAATCATAGCGATCAACAAGTCATCACTAAAAGTCTCTCCTGCATGTCTCAGTGACGTAATCGCTTTCTCTGCCCGGATGACGTAGTCCGTGACGCTCTCATTAACAGCTTTCTGAAGGGATGTTAACTCATTGTATAAGCTGATCACTCGGGGTTTCCCCTTACCAGCATAGTGTTCCCTTAGAATCTTTAGCGCCTTTCTGCCATCATCTGTTGCGTCCCTCATTACAAGTGACAGGCTTTTATCATCCAATACTTGAATCAGCTCTGCATAAGCGTCTTCATTTTTCCCAGCGTCGGCCTCTGCACCTTCCTCATCATCACTGGGTGCTTCATTGATGATGGTGCTCTTTAGACTAAGTAGACGCAGGTGTGCCAGAAACTTAGTTTCCCAAAGTTCATAATTTTTCTCATCTCCGTCGAAACACAAACGACTCCATCGACCTCCAACATCTTTCCTGGGCCCATAACCTGTTGAAGTTGCCATCTTAAAGATAGGAGCGCCGGCAGAGGAACATGACAGAGGAAAGGAATCACACAGCTAGTCTTTGGTTTGACTGCCATGCACCAACacactcagagagaagtggcaGGCAGTCATTTATTGATTACCACACCCAGCAACTGATTACAACAGCTGATACTCATCAACCACGGCCACAAACAATAGTAAGGTGTAagagcacacaaaataacattcaaCAAATATGAATTGTAATAGACACTTTTGTCCCGAACGATTTCAGATGTTTTACAGAAAATTATGGTTTTGTTTCCCTAGACCTGAAAATGTTTGGGAGAGCAAATCACGTGTCAGTTGAGGAGACAAATATTTCTGAAGCCAAAATGGAGTCACGTCAGACTGACGACACTGATGCAGTTCCCAGTGTCAAAAGCAAAGTCAAAGCACGTCACAGCAGCCGATCTGGAGCTACGTCACTGGACAAACTGGTAAATTCATACTCAATGGTGCGTCAGAGACTTTGGGAGACCCTCGCAAGGTGATGTAGGTGAACTCACTTTGCTGCAGAAAacgtttcttcattttttagtGTGCCACAATTGGTGTAAAATGCCAAAATAGTGACTAAATTTCATACACTTACGGCGTCCCCACAAAGTGAGTTATGTCAAGATTCATAATTTGTGTGTACACtcagaaaagaaaaacccaCCTTGTGTCCCCACAAATGTGAGATAATGTACGAGTTACACACGACCCCACAATGCCAGGTACGTCTGATGTGTGTGGCTGAATATTAACTATCTAAGAAGTTTTAACACAGTTGTCACGTTTCCAACATATAACATTCCACCCTGTTTAGTCAGGGTTTATATTGCAGAATGTGGACTATCCTTTAAACAAGACAATAGCCAAAATGTTTGCTTTGCTTATCTTCAAAGACTGAGTGGAATGTTGAATTTGCATTTTTAGGAATTGGAAGGATCAGTTGGTGCAAGTCAATGCTTCAGATTGCTGCCTCAGTTCAGGGATGACAGTGTTTCAGATGGACCTTTACCAAGGCTCAGAAGAACAAAGAGTGTCTTTGTAAGATGTTCAACGTcttaaattactttactttcatTTTAGACAATAACATTTAGGTATTAATGTACATCAAAGATGTCAAAAATTCACATGCATCTGAccaataattctttttttttttttaattttgttcagATGAACGACATAATTCCAGAATGCTCAGAAGAGCTCTATGATTCCTTAGATAGTGGAGAAGAATACATTCCCAACTCTGAGTCAAGTGAAGATAGCTTATCAGATGTTAGTTCAGTTACCATAGCTAAATTGAGTCCAAGGAAGAAAGTCCTCCGAGACATTGCTTCTACATCAAAACATATTGTTCCTGACAGCACTACTGTAAATAAGGAAGATGGAGATAGCAGCGAGGCTGAGTGTGAGTGGACAGACGATGAAGACTGTGCTGGCACCAGTCAGCGACCTGTTCGGAGAAATGCTCCGGCATGTGTGGAGGGGCAGATGCATGTTCCTGCTGTTAAGAAGAACAATGGAAAAAGAGTGTATAACAAGAGACACTACTGCCTGTACTGTGAGAAGTCATGCAGCAAAATTGCAAGACATCTTCAACTGAAGCACTCTGATGAAGGTAAAGTCCTGGAAGCCTTCAGTTTTCCAAAGGgctcaaagaaaagaaaacttcaTCTTGATTTAATAAGGAACCAAGGTAATTTTGCACATAATGCAGCTGTCATGAAAAAGGGGGAAGGAGAACTTGTTGCTTGCAAACGACCATGCAAGGACAGTAAGAGAGATGACTACATGCACTGTGCCTACTG
This genomic window from Gouania willdenowi chromosome 6, fGouWil2.1, whole genome shotgun sequence contains:
- the LOC114465703 gene encoding uncharacterized protein LOC114465703 isoform X1 encodes the protein MFGRANHVSVEETNISEAKMESRQTDDTDAVPSVKSKVKARHSSRSGATSLDKLELEGSVGASQCFRLLPQFRDDSVSDGPLPRLRRTKSVFMNDIIPECSEELYDSLDSGEEYIPNSESSEDSLSDVSSVTIAKLSPRKKVLRDIASTSKHIVPDSTTVNKEDGDSSEAECEWTDDEDCAGTSQRPVRRNAPACVEGQMHVPAVKKNNGKRVYNKRHYCLYCEKSCSKIARHLQLKHSDEGKVLEAFSFPKGSKKRKLHLDLIRNQGNFAHNAAVMKKGEGELVACKRPCKDSKRDDYMHCAYCQGLFIRKILWRHIKVCQFRSKEARPQRGKNKVQALCSFAEPAPDDISERIWKLLSVMQADEITSAVKNDRHIIRIAEQLLNKKGSSDASQAYIRQTLRELGRLLIAA
- the LOC114465703 gene encoding uncharacterized protein LOC114465703 isoform X3; protein product: MYELHTTPQCQELEGSVGASQCFRLLPQFRDDSVSDGPLPRLRRTKSVFMNDIIPECSEELYDSLDSGEEYIPNSESSEDSLSDVSSVTIAKLSPRKKVLRDIASTSKHIVPDSTTVNKEDGDSSEAECEWTDDEDCAGTSQRPVRRNAPACVEGQMHVPAVKKNNGKRVYNKRHYCLYCEKSCSKIARHLQLKHSDEGKVLEAFSFPKGSKKRKLHLDLIRNQGNFAHNAAVMKKGEGELVACKRPCKDSKRDDYMHCAYCQGLFIRKILWRHIKVCQFRSKEARPQRGKNKVQALCSFAEPAPDDISERIWKLLSVMQADEITSAVKNDRHIIRIAEQLLNKKGSSDASQAYIRQTLRELGRLLIAA